From a single Lolium rigidum isolate FL_2022 chromosome 7, APGP_CSIRO_Lrig_0.1, whole genome shotgun sequence genomic region:
- the LOC124673359 gene encoding probable L-ascorbate peroxidase 3, peroxisomal — protein sequence MSSAASPVVVADYIAEIEKARRDLRALIASKSCAPIMLRLAWHDAGTYDKATNTGGPNGSIRLPEELRHAANAGLNIAVDLLEPIRQKHPKITYADLYQLAGVVAVEVTGGPTIDFIPGRKDSSVCPEEGRLPDAKQGASHLRDVFYRMGLTDKDIVALSGGHTLGKARRDRSGFEGAWTKEPLKFDNSYFIELLKGDSDGLLKLPTDKVLVDHPAFRPYVEKYAKDEEAFFRDYAESHKKLSELGFTPSRATLLAWKSRDKAKRVVTTTTAVFAVAVAVIACAYICETKKKLG from the exons ATGTCGTCGGCTGCAAGCCCGGTGGTGGTCGCGGACTACATCGCCGAGATCGAGAAGGCgcggcgggacctccgcgcgctcATCGCCAGCAAGAGCTGCGCACCCATCATGCTCCGCCTCGC ATGGCACGATGCCGGCACCTACGACAAGGCCACCAACACGGGAGGCCCCAACGGCTCCATCAGGCTCCCGGAGGAGCTCCGCCACGCCGCCAATGCAGGGCTCAACATCGCCGTCGACCTTCTAG AACCAATCAGACAGAAGCACCCCAAGATCACGTACGCCGACCTGTACCAGCTTGCCGGAGTTGTTGCCGTTGAGGTCACCGGTGGACCAACCATAGATTTCATTCCTGGCAGGAAG GATTCTTCAGTTTGCCCTGAGGAAGGACGTCTGCCAGATGCTAAGCAAG GTGCTTCACACCTGAGGGATGTCTTCTACCGGATGGGCTTGACTGATAAGGACATAGTAGCACTCTCGGGTGGACATACTCTG GGGAAAGCTCGGCGGGACAGGTCGGGATTCGAAGGTGCTTGGACAAAGGAACCTCTCAAGTTTGACAATTCCTATTTTAT TGAGCTTCTGAAAGGGGACTCCGATGGCCTCCTGAAGTTGCCGACAGACAAGGTTCTAGTGGACCATCCGGCTTTCCGTCCCTACGTCGAGAAATATGCAAAG GATGAGGAGGCGTTCTTCAGGGACTACGCGGAGTCGCACAAGAAGCTCTCCGAGCTCGGGTTCACGCCTTCCCGCGCTACCCTATTGGCGTGGAAGTCCAGAGACAAGGCGAAGAGGGTGGTGACCACAACTACGGCTGTCTTCGCAGTTGCTGTTGCTGTCATCGCCTGCGCTTACATCtgcgaaaccaagaagaagcttgGTTAA
- the LOC124674572 gene encoding vacuolar protein-sorting-associated protein 33 homolog, producing the protein MAQIPNLDNSPLNLTALREQSQKDLLNIVKSIRGKKCLVIDPKLAGTLSLILQTSVLKEYGAELRILSADPLQTECPKVVYLVRSQPNYMKFVANQIKSDEPKGLQREYFLYFVPRRTVACEKILEEEKVHQKLTIGEYPLYLVPLDEDVLSFELDYSLQECLIEGDTSSVWHVAKAIHKLEFAFGVIPNIRAKGVASSKAAELLNNMQLEDPVNMDNMGMPEIDTLILLDREVDMVTPMCSQLTYEGLLDEMLEIHNGTVEVDSSIMGAQQDGKKVKVPLNSSDKLYKEIRDLNLHVVVQVVRQKATSIQQDYAEVKSTNTQSVSELKDFVKRLHSLPEIARHVNLAQHLQSFAAKPSFHARVEIEQIILEVENYETCFEYIEDIIQKQEPIETVLRLLVLFSLTNAGLPKKNFDYLRREILHSYGFEHMSLLYNLEKAGLVKRQESRSNWVGISRALQLIVDIKDPEKPDDISYIFSGYAPLSIRLVQQAVRSGWRSIEELLKLLPGPHLDLKRGVSSISSSSELLTGSVGQQSTDRVGHRSLVLVVFIGGVTSAEIAALRFLSAQEGMGYDFLVATTKVITGNTLLRPIIASSKEGMV; encoded by the exons ATGGCGCAGATCCCAAACCTCGATAACTCGCCGCTCAATCTCACTGCCCTCAG GGAGCAGTCACAGAAGGACCTGCTCAACATAGTCAAGAGT ATTAGGGGGAAGAAGTGTCTGGTCATCGATCCCAAGCTTGCCGGTACCCTCTCGCTGATCCTGCAGACCTCGGTGCTCAAG GAATATGGCGCAGAGCTGCGGATCCTTTCTGCTGACCCGCTGCAGACGGAGTGCCCTAAAGTGGTGTATCTTGTTCGCTCGCAACCCAACTACATGAAATTTGTCGCGAATCAAATTAAGAGCGACGAACCCAAAGGGCTACAGAGGGAATATTTTCTATATTTTGTACCACGCCGTACAGTTGCTTGTGAGAAG ATTTTGGAGGAAGAGAAAGTTCATCAAAAGTTAACAATTGGAGAATATCCCTTGTATCTTGTTCCGTTGGATGAGGATGTCCTTTCTTTTGAGCTTGACTATTCCTTGCAG GAATGCCTTATTGAAGGAGATACTAGTTCTGTCTGGCATGTTGCAAAAGCTATTCATAAGCTAGAG TTTGCCTTTGGAGTTATCCCCAATATTAGGGCCAAGGGTGTAGCATCATCCAAAGCTGCAGAGTTGCTGAACAATATGCAACTTGAAGATCCTGTCAACATGGATAAT ATGGGGATGCCAGAGATAGACACTCTCATTTTGCTAGACAGAGAG GTGGATATGGTGACACCAATGTGTTCTCAGTTGACGTATGAAGGTCTATTGGACGAG ATGTTGGAAATTCACAACGGAACCGTGGAAGTTGATTCCAGCATTATGGGGGCCCAACAAGATGGGAAAAAGGTCAAAGTTCCACTCAATTCAAG TGATAAGTTGTACAAGGAGATTCGAGACCTCaacttgcatgttgtagttcag GTTGTGCGCCAAAAGGCAACATCTATTCAGCAAGATTATGCAGAAGTAAAATCCACCAAT ACACAGTCGGTTTCTGAGCTGAAGGATTTTGTGAAGAGGTTACACTCGCTGCCGGAGATAGCT AGGCATGTTAATttggcacaacatttgcaatcatTTGCGGCAAAACCCTCATTTCATGCCCGAGTAGAGATTGAACAAATAATATTGGAGGTGGAGAACTATGAAAC GTGTTTCGAGTACATTGAAGATATAATACAGAAGCAAGAACCTATTGAAACTGTTCTTCGCCTTCTAGTGTTATTTTCCCTTACAAATGCTGGGTtaccaaagaagaattttgactaCTTGAG GAGGGAAATACTGCATAGTTATGGCTTTGAGCATATGTCCTTGCTATACAATCTGGAAAAAGCCGGCCTAGTTAAGAGGCAG GAATCGAGGAGTAATTGGGTTGGTATTAGCAGAGCTCTGCAGCTTATAGTTGATATAAAGGATCCTGAAAA GCCTGATGATATATCATACATCTTTTCTGGATATGCACCTCTTAGCATTCGCCTCGTTCAGCAGGCAGTGAGGTCTGGATG GCGATCTATTGAAGAACTGTTAAAATTGTTGCCAGGTCCACATCTGGATTTGAAAAGA GGTGTTTCGTCCATTAGTTCTTCATCGGAATTACTCACAGGTTCTGTGGGACAACAGAGTACTGACCG GGTTGGTCATCGCTCCCTGGTTCTGGTTGTATTTATTGGTGGTGTAACTTCTGCTGAGATTGCTGCACTTCGATTCCTTAGTGCACAG GAAGGAATGGGCTATGATTTCCTGGTTGCAACTACGAAGGTTATCACTGGCAACACATTGCTGAGACCAATTATAGCCAGCAGCAAAGAGGGAATGGTTTAA